One Bacteroidales bacterium genomic window carries:
- a CDS encoding PatB family C-S lyase, producing MKYNFDQPIDRSDSNSVKYDLRKIYFGKADIIPLWVADMDFASPECVQKAIAERAKHEIYGYTLKPDGYNTSIQKWLSKNHAWKIPKINISFSPGVVPGLVLSILALTKPGDKIIVQTPVYFPFFISIEGNEREMVINPLKENDGYYEMDFEDLKSKIDSQTKMILLSSPHNPVGRVWKKEELEELVDICAANDIIIVSDEIHADLVFAPHKHIPIASISEKAKQQTLTFMAPSKTFNIAGLSTSFVIIENENLRKKYNAILNSFHLFQGNLFGNVATEAAYNYGNDWREQMLEYTEGNIDFVFSFLKKNIPQIHFLKPEGTYLLWLNFKALEMSDEELKEFLVHKAGIGLNSGNIFGENGSGFMRMNVACPHALLEKALLQLKTAVDLLN from the coding sequence ATGAAATATAATTTTGACCAACCTATTGACCGAAGCGATTCAAATTCAGTAAAATACGACCTAAGAAAAATTTATTTCGGCAAAGCCGATATAATCCCTTTGTGGGTTGCCGATATGGATTTTGCCAGTCCAGAATGCGTACAAAAAGCCATTGCTGAAAGAGCGAAACATGAAATCTATGGATACACTTTAAAACCTGATGGCTATAATACTTCTATTCAAAAATGGCTCAGTAAAAATCACGCTTGGAAAATTCCAAAGATCAATATTAGTTTCAGTCCAGGCGTAGTTCCCGGACTTGTATTAAGCATTTTGGCATTAACAAAACCAGGCGATAAAATCATTGTTCAAACACCTGTTTATTTTCCTTTTTTCATCAGTATTGAAGGAAATGAAAGAGAGATGGTCATCAATCCTTTAAAAGAAAATGATGGCTATTACGAAATGGATTTTGAGGATTTAAAATCAAAAATCGATTCCCAAACAAAAATGATTTTATTAAGCAGTCCACATAATCCTGTTGGTCGTGTATGGAAAAAAGAAGAATTAGAAGAGCTTGTGGATATTTGCGCAGCAAATGATATAATAATTGTGAGTGATGAAATTCATGCCGATCTGGTATTTGCACCCCACAAACATATTCCGATTGCTTCCATTTCAGAAAAAGCAAAACAGCAAACACTCACCTTTATGGCTCCAAGCAAAACCTTTAATATAGCAGGGCTGAGTACTTCTTTTGTCATCATTGAAAATGAAAACCTACGTAAAAAATATAACGCCATACTGAATAGCTTTCATCTTTTTCAAGGAAATTTATTCGGCAATGTTGCCACAGAAGCCGCATACAATTATGGGAATGATTGGCGTGAGCAGATGTTAGAATATACAGAGGGAAATATTGATTTCGTTTTTTCTTTCCTGAAGAAAAATATTCCTCAAATTCATTTCCTTAAACCAGAAGGCACTTATTTGCTTTGGCTCAATTTTAAAGCGCTTGAGATGAGCGACGAAGAACTAAAAGAATTCTTAGTTCACAAAGCAGGAATCGGTCTTAATTCTGGGAATATCTTTGGTGAAAACGGATCAGGCTTTATGCGCATGAATGTAGCTTGTCCACACGCGCTTTTGGAGAAAGCTTTGCTTCAACTTAAAACTGCTGTTGATTTATTGAATTAA
- a CDS encoding class I SAM-dependent methyltransferase, whose product MRLHRNIVQAVIDGLEEIFGNGALADRVVKKQIKSDRRWGSRDRRFIAESIYDIVRWWRWYLVIGDIEEQDTERYTKVVGVYLRNKGVEFPEWFVPEIPDGKTIESNKEKYSSELKYSASIPDWLNELGKKELGTNWEKEINALNQMADVVLRVNTLKIEKKKLILLLKKEGVEVEEIPDFPDALVLEKRRDLSQLKTFRNGFFEVQDASSQLVAPFAQVKSGMTVIDACAGAGGKSLHLAAQMENRGKLYSMDIEEGKLIELDKRIKRAGCRIITPLLIQEQDLNELSARADVLLIDAPCSGLGVMRRKADTKWKLSLEKIEEYKKMQEQILDDYHLMLKAGGALVYVTCSILPSENEKQVEHFLAKNEGKYSLEEERKVMPSEGFDGFYMARLRKKN is encoded by the coding sequence TAGAAATATTGTACAAGCTGTAATTGATGGTTTAGAAGAAATTTTCGGAAACGGAGCTTTGGCTGATCGCGTTGTGAAAAAACAGATTAAAAGCGATAGGCGTTGGGGATCAAGAGATCGGCGATTTATTGCGGAGAGTATTTATGATATTGTGCGCTGGTGGCGCTGGTATTTGGTGATTGGCGATATTGAAGAGCAAGACACTGAGCGCTATACAAAGGTTGTGGGTGTTTATTTGCGGAATAAAGGAGTGGAATTCCCAGAATGGTTTGTCCCAGAAATCCCTGATGGGAAAACAATAGAAAGCAATAAAGAAAAATACAGCAGTGAGTTGAAATATTCTGCTTCAATTCCAGATTGGTTAAATGAATTGGGAAAAAAAGAATTGGGTACTAATTGGGAGAAAGAAATAAACGCTTTAAATCAAATGGCCGATGTCGTTTTACGTGTAAATACATTAAAAATTGAGAAAAAGAAACTGATTCTGCTTTTGAAAAAAGAAGGAGTAGAAGTTGAAGAAATTCCTGATTTTCCGGATGCTTTAGTTTTGGAAAAACGACGGGATTTAAGTCAGTTAAAAACGTTTAGAAATGGTTTCTTTGAGGTGCAAGATGCTTCATCGCAATTAGTTGCGCCATTTGCGCAGGTAAAATCCGGAATGACGGTTATTGATGCTTGTGCGGGAGCAGGAGGGAAGTCTTTGCATTTAGCTGCTCAAATGGAAAATAGAGGCAAGCTGTATTCGATGGATATTGAAGAGGGAAAACTCATTGAGCTCGACAAAAGAATTAAACGTGCGGGCTGTAGAATAATAACGCCACTTTTGATTCAAGAGCAAGATTTGAATGAGTTAAGTGCTCGTGCTGATGTCTTGTTGATAGATGCTCCTTGCAGCGGTCTGGGTGTAATGCGCCGTAAAGCCGATACCAAATGGAAACTTAGTTTGGAAAAGATTGAAGAGTATAAAAAAATGCAAGAGCAAATTTTGGATGACTATCATCTGATGCTTAAAGCAGGTGGTGCATTGGTGTACGTAACTTGCTCTATTTTGCCTTCGGAAAATGAAAAGCAAGTAGAGCATTTTCTTGCTAAAAACGAAGGTAAGTATAGCCTAGAAGAAGAACGGAAAGTGATGCCTAGCGAAGGTTTTGACGGATTTTATATGGCTAGGTTGCGGAAGAAAAATTAG